In Deltaproteobacteria bacterium, the DNA window GATCCATGACAGACTGCGGTCCATGATAATCTGGCCGCAGGCTCGATGCGTTGCATTGTACGCCTCCTTCAGGAACGAGGTCGACACTCTGGTTCTGCTTGATGAACTCGAGACCAGGGGCGTCGAGATCTTGTTGCCCCGATGCTGCCCGGATAGGGCCGGTGAAATGAATTTTTACAAACTGGGATCATGTCGAGATTTGGTCTGCGGGGCCCACGGCATCCAGGAGCCCGATGAAAGGGTATGCGAACCGGTGACCGACCCCAGGCCGGATGTCGTTCTGGTTCCGGCTTTGGCCTTTGATCGGAATGGATACAGGCTGGGCTACGGCGGCGGCTACTACGATCGGTTTCTGGGAGCGGTGGGAGCCGGTTCGGTCAGCGTCGGACTGGCCTTTGACTTCCAAGTGGTGGACGCGATTCC includes these proteins:
- a CDS encoding 5-formyltetrahydrofolate cyclo-ligase, whose product is MDKKRLRAEMLARRMAMSAKEFERRSGLIHDRLRSMIIWPQARCVALYASFRNEVDTLVLLDELETRGVEILLPRCCPDRAGEMNFYKLGSCRDLVCGAHGIQEPDERVCEPVTDPRPDVVLVPALAFDRNGYRLGYGGGYYDRFLGAVGAGSVSVGLAFDFQVVDAIPREPWDMPVSHVIFETGHLGPLGETP